One part of the Tachysurus vachellii isolate PV-2020 chromosome 6, HZAU_Pvac_v1, whole genome shotgun sequence genome encodes these proteins:
- the LOC132846752 gene encoding uncharacterized protein LOC132846752, with the protein MTNPRMLKELTDLKNSRFGRPYPRHGLKLLYWFANDFMFFNNNNKMCCKYSPKNYFYGFHRFNNRRDKNGVKLLPEANLRYYVVGNLNSEGADELPDYVREDYGGFKNGNNMDRIIVCVDDQFIESVYVTEHSDRTDFDKEATFFISKELLMIIREMTFEEFLSKAGYSRPGLDCGQKTGVSRPQVSTVQSSVEEEINSFWDDNETTKCCRCVIL; encoded by the coding sequence ATGACCAACCCACGGATGCTAAAAGAACTGACCGATCTCAAAAACTCGAGATTTGGTCGACCGTATCCGAGACACGGCCTCAAGCTGCTGTACTGGTTTGCGAACgactttatgttttttaacaacaacaataagatGTGCTGCAAGTACAGtccaaaaaattatttttatggcTTTCATCGATTTAATAACCGACGCGACAAAAACGGCGTTAAACTCCTGCCTGAAGCCAACCTGAGATACTACGTGGTAGGCAACCTGAACAGCGAAGGAGCAGACGAGCTGCCTGATTACGTCCGGGAAGATTACGGTGGCTTTAAAAATGGTAACAACATGGACCGTATCATAGTGTGTGTGGATGATCAGTTCATCGAAAGTGTCTATGTGACCGAACACAGTGATCGGACAGATTTCGACAAAGAAGCCACCTTTTTTATCAGCAAGGAGCTCTTGATGATTATCAGGGAGATGACCTTTGAGGAATTTCTCTCAAAAGCTGGGTATTCAAGACCAGGACTGGACTGCGGTCAGAAAACTGGGGTTTCAAGACCACAAGTGAGCACGGTTCAAAGTTCTGTGGAAGAAGAAATCAACAGTTTTTGGGATGATAATGAAACCACAAAGTGCTGCAGATGCGTCATACTTTAG